One window of Halopseudomonas maritima genomic DNA carries:
- the phnE gene encoding phosphonate ABC transporter, permease protein PhnE — MRRTLGNLLTLGLLLAAVLASFIWLQLDLSALLTADGRSQMYSYAAAFFPPNTSPAWLAKLWHGALETLAISAIGTLLAAIFGALLSLLAAGRMGGAARALCRLLLNALRSVPELVWAALMVLAAGLGPFAGTLALALHTTGVLGRLFAEALENTPSAPAQALRDAGAGRVAAFLYGTLPGVLPQWLSYSLYRWENNIRMAAVLGFVGAGGLGQMLHVTLSLFQQSKAASVIIAMLVMVLLVDALSGWIRARLG; from the coding sequence ATGAGACGCACGCTGGGCAACCTGCTGACCCTCGGCCTGCTGCTGGCAGCGGTGCTGGCCTCGTTCATCTGGCTACAGCTTGATTTGAGCGCCTTGCTAACAGCAGACGGTCGAAGCCAGATGTACAGCTACGCGGCGGCGTTCTTCCCACCCAACACCAGCCCTGCCTGGCTGGCCAAGCTGTGGCACGGCGCGCTGGAAACCCTAGCCATTTCCGCGATTGGCACGCTGCTGGCTGCCATCTTCGGCGCTCTGCTCAGCCTGCTGGCGGCCGGCCGTATGGGCGGCGCAGCCCGCGCGCTTTGTCGTCTGCTGCTCAACGCCCTGCGTTCCGTGCCCGAACTGGTGTGGGCCGCACTAATGGTGCTGGCTGCCGGCCTTGGCCCCTTTGCCGGCACCCTGGCGTTGGCGCTGCATACCACGGGTGTGTTGGGCCGGCTGTTTGCCGAGGCGCTGGAAAACACCCCATCCGCGCCAGCACAGGCGCTGCGCGACGCTGGCGCCGGGCGTGTTGCAGCCTTTCTCTATGGCACCCTGCCCGGCGTGCTGCCGCAATGGCTGTCCTACAGCCTGTACCGCTGGGAGAACAACATTCGCATGGCCGCGGTGCTGGGCTTCGTCGGCGCCGGCGGGCTCGGTCAGATGCTGCACGTCACCCTCAGTCTGTTCCAGCAGTCGAAGGCGGCAAGCGTGATCATTGCGATGCTGGTGATGGTGCTGCTGGTCGACGCGCTGAGCGGCTGGATTCGCGCCAGACTGGGGTAG
- a CDS encoding PA0061/PA0062 family lipoprotein has translation MPPPVPLDSALARVTLETEAGNRLHAERLDGEPVRSLRFPDLPAGAHQLQVRFLFEVTGGGGEANGGFNNGERRCILAIDYPDFQAGKRYRIHASRRGWRPAGWLLDADTGSKLASAEEVRCGPGV, from the coding sequence GTGCCCCCGCCCGTGCCGCTGGACAGCGCGCTGGCGCGCGTCACGTTGGAGACCGAGGCCGGCAATCGGCTGCACGCCGAGCGACTGGACGGCGAACCGGTGCGCAGCTTGCGTTTTCCCGACCTGCCCGCTGGCGCCCACCAGCTGCAAGTACGTTTTCTGTTTGAAGTGACCGGCGGTGGCGGCGAGGCCAACGGTGGCTTCAACAACGGCGAACGACGCTGCATCCTGGCCATCGACTACCCTGACTTTCAGGCAGGCAAGCGCTATCGCATTCATGCCTCGCGCCGTGGCTGGCGCCCGGCCGGCTGGCTGCTGGACGCTGACACCGGGAGCAAACTGGCGAGCGCAGAAGAGGTACGTTGCGGGCCCGGCGTCTAA
- a CDS encoding putative selenate ABC transporter substrate-binding protein, whose product MSTRNRPVALLAGLCLSVATLFTATAQAETTTLRVSAIPDEAPTELQRKFEPLGTYLEAELGMPVEFQPVSDYAGVVEALAAKRLDLAWLGGFTFVQAKLRTGNAIPLVQREQDEVFTSTFISADPGVQSHADLEGKSFAFGSVSSTSGHLMPRYFLQQDGVDPDAFFSRVGFSGAHDATVAWVESGKVDAGVLNSSVWDKLLEENKVNTDKVRVYTTTPTYYDYNWTVRGDLEPELVERIKAAFLALDPANPDHKAILDLQRASRFIATAPENYDGIEQAARAAGLLE is encoded by the coding sequence ATGTCCACACGCAATCGCCCCGTGGCGCTGCTGGCAGGCCTGTGCCTGTCTGTCGCCACCCTGTTCACCGCCACGGCCCAGGCCGAGACCACCACCTTGCGCGTCTCCGCCATCCCCGATGAAGCGCCTACCGAGCTGCAGCGCAAATTCGAGCCGCTGGGCACCTATCTGGAAGCTGAACTGGGCATGCCCGTGGAGTTTCAACCGGTATCCGACTACGCTGGCGTAGTCGAAGCGCTGGCCGCCAAGCGCCTGGACCTGGCCTGGCTGGGTGGCTTCACCTTCGTACAGGCCAAGCTGCGCACCGGCAACGCTATCCCGCTGGTACAGCGCGAGCAGGACGAAGTCTTCACCAGTACCTTTATCAGCGCTGATCCCGGCGTTCAGAGTCACGCCGACCTGGAAGGCAAGAGCTTTGCTTTCGGCTCGGTGTCCTCCACCTCCGGGCACCTGATGCCGCGCTACTTTCTGCAGCAGGACGGCGTTGATCCAGACGCCTTCTTCAGCCGCGTCGGCTTTTCCGGCGCCCACGACGCAACCGTAGCCTGGGTCGAGTCCGGCAAGGTGGATGCTGGCGTGCTCAACTCCTCCGTATGGGACAAGCTGCTGGAAGAAAACAAGGTCAACACCGACAAGGTGCGGGTCTACACCACCACCCCGACCTACTATGACTACAACTGGACCGTGCGCGGCGACCTGGAGCCCGAGCTGGTTGAGCGCATCAAGGCCGCCTTCCTGGCATTGGATCCGGCCAACCCGGACCACAAGGCCATCCTTGATCTGCAGCGCGCCTCCCGCTTCATTGCTACCGCGCCTGAAAACTACGACGGTATCGAACAAGCCGCCCGCGCTGCCGGCCTGCTGGAGTGA
- a CDS encoding phosphonate ABC transporter ATP-binding protein: MSLRLSGMSYVHPNGQRALHDIDLHLDAGEQVAIIGPSGAGKTTLLRLLATSLQPTSGSLTLLDQQPVNLHGRALRQLRSRIGLIHQSPPLPPRQRVVTAVLAGRLGQWSLARTLISLCYPLDAAGAERELARLDLADKLFQRCDQLSGGQQQRVGIARTLYQQPDLLLADEPVSAMDPVLADHTLALLGEVARERGVPLIASLHAVELALRHFPRVLGLRDGRVLFDKASTQVSQQDLSALYTNASLSTATPPSDSQVATVRPGRC; this comes from the coding sequence GTGAGTCTGCGCCTGTCCGGGATGAGCTATGTTCACCCCAACGGGCAGCGGGCACTGCACGACATTGACCTGCACCTGGACGCCGGCGAGCAGGTGGCCATTATTGGCCCCTCGGGCGCCGGCAAAACCACACTGCTACGCCTGCTGGCCACCAGCCTGCAGCCAACCAGTGGCAGCCTGACGCTGTTGGACCAGCAGCCGGTCAATTTGCACGGCCGCGCCCTGCGCCAGCTACGCAGCCGCATCGGCCTGATTCACCAGAGCCCGCCACTGCCGCCGCGTCAGCGCGTGGTCACCGCGGTACTGGCTGGTCGACTAGGTCAGTGGTCTCTAGCGCGCACCCTGATCTCGCTCTGCTATCCGCTGGACGCCGCCGGCGCTGAGCGCGAACTCGCACGTCTGGACCTGGCCGACAAGCTGTTCCAGCGCTGCGATCAGCTATCTGGCGGCCAACAGCAACGTGTCGGCATCGCCCGCACCCTCTACCAGCAGCCTGATCTGCTGCTGGCTGACGAGCCGGTGTCAGCCATGGACCCGGTACTGGCTGACCACACCCTGGCATTGCTCGGAGAGGTGGCCCGCGAGCGCGGTGTGCCGCTAATAGCCAGCCTGCATGCGGTAGAGTTGGCGCTGCGCCACTTTCCGCGGGTACTGGGCCTGCGCGATGGCCGCGTGCTCTTTGACAAGGCCAGTACGCAGGTCAGTCAACAGGATCTGTCCGCGCTCTATACCAATGCCAGCCTGAGCACCGCCACGCCACCGTCAGACAGCCAGGTCGCCACTGTGCGGCCCGGCCGCTGCTGA
- a CDS encoding SDR family NAD(P)-dependent oxidoreductase: MQQLQGKVAVITGGGSGLGRELALCCAARGMKLVLGDVDEAGMQETLRLVEAQSPGTESASMRLDVSKLEQLQALAELCTSRFGAAHVLFNNAGVSVGGAAWENTVDDWEWVMGVNLYGVVWGVKVFTPMMIAQGEGHIVNTASAAGWVNGPNMSVYNVTKHSVVALSETLALDLRDADANVGVTCLCPAFFPTGIHESARNRPADKGDTVELSETALKRAELTKAAIQKGKIQASDIAEMTVKAVEDDQFYVFPHRKIKQLIGLRAQAASDEKTVFDSMNP, from the coding sequence ATGCAACAACTTCAGGGTAAGGTGGCGGTTATCACCGGCGGTGGTAGCGGTCTGGGGCGTGAGCTGGCGCTGTGCTGCGCGGCACGTGGCATGAAGCTGGTGCTGGGTGACGTAGATGAAGCGGGCATGCAGGAAACCCTGCGCCTTGTTGAGGCCCAGAGCCCTGGCACCGAAAGCGCTAGCATGCGTCTGGACGTCTCCAAGCTGGAGCAGTTGCAGGCGCTGGCCGAGCTGTGCACCTCGCGCTTTGGCGCAGCGCATGTGCTGTTCAATAACGCAGGTGTGAGTGTCGGCGGCGCAGCCTGGGAAAACACCGTTGATGATTGGGAATGGGTCATGGGTGTCAACCTGTATGGTGTGGTCTGGGGTGTGAAGGTGTTTACCCCGATGATGATCGCCCAGGGTGAAGGCCATATCGTCAATACTGCCTCGGCGGCTGGCTGGGTCAATGGTCCGAACATGTCTGTTTACAACGTCACCAAGCACTCGGTTGTGGCGCTGTCCGAAACCCTCGCGCTGGACCTGCGCGATGCCGACGCGAATGTTGGTGTGACCTGTCTGTGTCCGGCCTTTTTCCCCACCGGTATTCACGAGTCGGCGCGCAACCGTCCGGCTGACAAGGGTGACACCGTCGAGCTGAGCGAAACTGCGCTCAAGCGCGCCGAGTTGACCAAGGCCGCTATTCAGAAGGGCAAGATTCAAGCGTCTGATATCGCGGAAATGACGGTTAAGGCCGTTGAAGATGACCAGTTCTATGTCTTCCCGCATCGCAAGATCAAGCAACTGATCGGCCTGCGTGCGCAAGCGGCCAGCGACGAGAAGACCGTGTTCGACTCGATGAACCCGTAA
- a CDS encoding transporter substrate-binding domain-containing protein, which produces MASALRMGLPRWGRRGCACKAVIRRRSSLIWNDHKNAGSVFARQPRRDEAQGRAEQTPPFDWPALQTAAGGRAKRQQPLERADCTRTRIMLRVTTLSLLLLATSIAAAEPLRLNTDIFPPYQVREGDHLSGSSIKALGCIFDALDIAYQIRVLPWERAVQEVSDDKADGFFSATRMNRANHFATLSAPLALEKWYWYSNHDGPLQPTEGRTPLRVAGIRGSNEANWLRQHGYRVDPLVGSTGQLLQLLQRDRIDAFLADQQTLRIELTRQPTMLRPRHARFQQYTTLGVYFANRYLQRHPGFMERFNQQVFNCLPEIGVLHANERQRLQELYNLLFAAWREEPRLIDAVMLHNSQHSQLSLPQIHSRDQQWQQERDEGGGPLIDSVMQNPVADWLRARQQEHDELVSEILLTDQQGLNVATSNLSTDYWQGDETKFAEPFFASEGQPYMGQLGYDQSTRRYQVHISSGVRNPHSGEVIGVLIIGLDIEQALRMEKALHNGAPAH; this is translated from the coding sequence ATGGCCTCGGCCCTGCGGATGGGGCTGCCGAGGTGGGGCCGCCGAGGTTGCGCCTGTAAAGCCGTCATTCGGCGTCGCTCGTCGCTTATCTGGAATGACCACAAGAACGCCGGCAGCGTTTTTGCGCGCCAGCCCCGAAGGGATGAAGCGCAGGGACGCGCTGAACAAACTCCGCCCTTTGATTGGCCGGCTTTACAGACAGCAGCAGGCGGACGCGCGAAACGTCAACAGCCCCTAGAACGCGCTGACTGCACAAGGACGAGAATCATGCTACGCGTCACCACCCTTTCCCTGCTTCTGCTGGCCACCAGCATCGCGGCGGCGGAACCTCTGCGCCTGAATACCGATATTTTCCCGCCCTATCAGGTGCGCGAGGGCGACCACCTGAGCGGCAGTTCAATCAAGGCGCTGGGCTGCATTTTCGACGCGCTGGACATCGCCTATCAGATCCGGGTGCTACCCTGGGAGCGAGCCGTTCAGGAGGTAAGCGATGACAAGGCCGACGGCTTCTTTTCAGCCACACGAATGAACCGCGCCAACCATTTCGCCACCTTGTCGGCGCCGCTGGCCTTGGAAAAATGGTACTGGTACAGCAATCACGACGGGCCTCTGCAGCCGACTGAAGGGCGGACACCGCTGCGGGTCGCAGGCATTCGCGGCAGCAACGAAGCCAACTGGTTACGCCAGCACGGGTACCGCGTGGACCCGCTGGTCGGCAGCACCGGCCAGCTGCTGCAGTTACTGCAGCGCGACCGCATTGACGCGTTTCTGGCTGACCAGCAAACGCTGCGCATCGAACTGACACGCCAACCCACAATGTTGCGCCCGCGCCACGCGCGCTTCCAGCAATACACCACGCTGGGCGTCTATTTCGCCAACCGTTATCTGCAACGTCACCCCGGCTTTATGGAGCGGTTCAATCAGCAGGTGTTTAACTGCCTGCCCGAAATCGGCGTGCTGCATGCCAATGAACGCCAGCGCCTGCAAGAGCTCTACAACCTGCTGTTTGCCGCTTGGCGTGAGGAGCCCCGGCTGATCGATGCGGTCATGCTGCACAATAGCCAGCACAGCCAGCTATCGCTGCCGCAGATTCACTCGCGAGACCAGCAATGGCAGCAAGAACGCGACGAGGGCGGCGGCCCGCTGATTGATTCCGTTATGCAAAACCCCGTCGCCGATTGGCTGCGCGCACGACAACAGGAGCACGACGAGCTGGTCAGTGAAATCCTGCTGACCGACCAGCAAGGGTTGAACGTAGCCACCAGCAACCTCAGCACCGACTACTGGCAGGGAGATGAAACCAAATTTGCCGAACCCTTTTTTGCCAGCGAAGGGCAGCCCTATATGGGGCAACTGGGGTACGATCAATCCACTCGCCGCTATCAGGTGCATATCAGCAGCGGCGTCCGTAATCCACACAGCGGAGAGGTCATTGGTGTGCTAATTATCGGACTTGATATCGAACAAGCCTTGCGCATGGAAAAAGCGCTGCACAACGGAGCCCCAGCGCATTGA
- a CDS encoding branched-chain amino acid ABC transporter substrate-binding protein, which translates to MKMAHKKALSRMIAAAALAGASSCALAADTIKIALAGPVTGPVAQYGDMQFIGAKMAIEQINQAGGVNGAQLEGVVFDDACDPKQAVAVANRIVNEGISFVVGHLCSSSTQPASDIYEEEGILMITAASTSPEITERGYQMIFRTIGLDSLQGPTAGNYIAQQVKPSKVAVIHDKQQYGEGIATAVREVLTQAGIDVPVFEGITAGDKDFSALIAKLRQEGVDFVYYGGYHPELGLILRQAAEQGLDVGFMGPEGVGNTDISAIAGDASEGLLVTLPKAFDQDPANAHLVEAFKAKNEDPSGAFVFPAYAAVQVIADGIKLADSTDTEAVAEALRSNSFETPTGTLAFDENGDLKNFNFVVYEWHADATKTAMTE; encoded by the coding sequence ATGAAAATGGCACACAAGAAAGCACTTTCCCGGATGATCGCCGCCGCCGCACTGGCGGGCGCCAGCAGCTGTGCGCTGGCTGCCGACACCATCAAGATCGCGCTGGCCGGCCCGGTTACCGGCCCGGTTGCCCAATATGGTGACATGCAATTCATCGGCGCCAAGATGGCCATCGAGCAGATCAACCAGGCCGGCGGTGTGAACGGCGCTCAGCTCGAAGGCGTGGTATTTGACGACGCCTGCGACCCGAAACAGGCTGTCGCCGTCGCCAACCGCATCGTCAACGAGGGGATCAGCTTTGTCGTTGGTCACCTCTGCTCCAGCTCCACCCAGCCGGCTTCCGACATCTATGAAGAAGAAGGCATTCTGATGATCACCGCGGCGTCCACCAGCCCGGAAATCACCGAGCGTGGCTACCAGATGATTTTCCGCACCATCGGCCTGGACAGCCTGCAAGGCCCCACCGCCGGCAACTATATTGCCCAGCAGGTCAAACCAAGCAAGGTTGCGGTCATCCACGACAAGCAGCAGTACGGTGAAGGGATTGCCACTGCCGTGCGTGAGGTACTGACCCAGGCCGGCATCGATGTACCGGTGTTTGAAGGTATTACCGCCGGCGACAAGGACTTCTCGGCCCTGATCGCCAAGCTGCGTCAGGAAGGCGTTGATTTCGTTTACTACGGCGGCTATCACCCGGAGCTGGGTCTAATCCTGCGCCAGGCCGCCGAGCAGGGTCTGGACGTTGGCTTCATGGGGCCAGAGGGTGTGGGTAACACCGACATCTCCGCCATTGCCGGTGACGCCTCCGAAGGCCTGCTGGTGACCCTGCCCAAGGCATTTGACCAGGACCCGGCCAACGCCCACTTGGTTGAGGCCTTCAAGGCCAAAAACGAAGACCCATCCGGCGCCTTCGTTTTCCCGGCTTACGCCGCCGTGCAAGTCATTGCCGACGGCATCAAGCTGGCCGACAGCACCGACACCGAGGCCGTCGCCGAAGCCCTGCGCAGCAACAGCTTCGAGACCCCCACCGGTACTTTGGCCTTCGATGAGAACGGCGATCTGAAAAACTTCAACTTTGTCGTCTATGAATGGCACGCCGACGCCACCAAGACCGCAATGACCGAGTAA
- a CDS encoding DUF2288 domain-containing protein — translation MTVSDEAYAAILGATAQIEWSVLEPHFARGDLLAVAPQLDLVAVAAAMMEDNSETIKGWMDAGQLQVASDSQAADWAERQPNTLWAVVIRPWVLVQERAV, via the coding sequence ATGACAGTCTCGGACGAGGCCTACGCGGCCATTCTTGGTGCTACCGCTCAAATTGAATGGAGTGTGTTGGAGCCGCATTTCGCGCGTGGTGATTTGCTCGCGGTAGCGCCACAGCTGGATCTGGTGGCGGTAGCGGCGGCGATGATGGAAGACAACAGCGAGACCATCAAGGGCTGGATGGATGCCGGACAACTGCAGGTTGCCAGTGACAGCCAGGCCGCTGATTGGGCCGAGCGACAGCCCAATACCCTGTGGGCGGTGGTGATCCGTCCTTGGGTGCTGGTGCAGGAGCGGGCGGTCTAA
- a CDS encoding alpha/beta fold hydrolase gives MYAEKAVIRVHRDLKVHTWFYPNPETDATIILVNGSLATAASFGQTLRYLQPLFNVVLFDQPYSGHSRAHNPSLPLIGKEDEALILLDLIEHFRADHLMSFSWGGVAAMLALAQRPARIRRALVTSFAPVLNPAMQDYLARGKTHLAACDRQAVGELINETIGEHLPSLYKRCNFRHVSSLEEHEYSQMLFHIRQVLELDADQYMRCVSNIDIPLLFINGEWDRYTGPADARHFADLARNARFASIAHTGHFLDMEHKTAWQDMRAAVEGFVLQPEVSSQQRLALAG, from the coding sequence ATGTACGCTGAGAAAGCCGTTATTCGCGTGCACCGTGACTTGAAGGTGCACACCTGGTTTTACCCCAACCCCGAGACCGATGCGACTATCATTCTGGTCAACGGCTCGCTGGCGACTGCAGCCTCCTTTGGCCAGACCCTGCGCTACCTGCAGCCGCTGTTCAACGTGGTGCTATTTGACCAGCCCTACAGCGGCCATTCGCGAGCCCACAACCCCAGTCTGCCGCTGATTGGCAAGGAAGACGAAGCGCTGATTCTGCTGGATCTGATTGAGCACTTTCGCGCCGACCACCTGATGTCCTTTTCCTGGGGCGGCGTAGCGGCGATGCTGGCGCTGGCCCAGCGCCCTGCGCGGATCCGCCGGGCGCTGGTGACCTCCTTCGCCCCGGTACTCAACCCGGCCATGCAGGACTATCTCGCGCGCGGCAAGACCCACCTGGCTGCCTGCGACCGCCAGGCCGTCGGTGAGCTGATCAACGAGACGATTGGCGAGCACCTGCCCTCGCTTTACAAGCGCTGCAACTTCCGCCACGTCAGCAGCCTGGAGGAACACGAGTACAGCCAGATGCTATTCCACATCCGCCAAGTGCTGGAACTGGATGCCGACCAGTACATGCGCTGCGTGAGCAATATCGATATTCCGCTGCTGTTTATCAACGGCGAATGGGACAGATACACCGGGCCGGCCGACGCGCGCCACTTCGCTGACCTGGCACGCAACGCGCGCTTTGCCAGCATTGCCCACACCGGGCACTTTCTGGATATGGAGCACAAGACCGCCTGGCAGGACATGCGCGCGGCGGTAGAGGGCTTTGTGCTGCAGCCAGAGGTGTCCAGCCAGCAGCGTCTTGCGTTGGCAGGCTGA
- a CDS encoding hydroxypyruvate isomerase family protein, whose product MSWPLAANLSLLFTELPLLARIDAARQAGFAGVEIQFPYETPAAELAAALGAAELPLVLINLPAGDFMQGGAGLAAVPARQAEFDAALAQALHYATVARPERINVLPGRLAADVERPAALACLVANLRRAADAFDELGVGVCCEAINRLDMPGFLVSGAAELAELVTEVNHPNCHAQLDLYHMARMGEALPESIASLAGRIGHVQFADAPGRGAPGSGGMDYASALAALQQTGYQGWLAAEYRPAGQTSDDLQWLAQWRRVGWI is encoded by the coding sequence ATGAGCTGGCCGCTGGCTGCCAATCTATCCTTGCTGTTTACCGAGCTTCCGCTGTTGGCGCGGATCGACGCTGCGCGCCAGGCGGGGTTCGCCGGCGTGGAAATTCAGTTTCCCTATGAGACGCCGGCCGCCGAGCTGGCCGCTGCGTTAGGCGCCGCCGAGCTGCCGCTGGTACTGATAAACCTGCCGGCGGGTGACTTTATGCAGGGCGGTGCCGGGCTGGCCGCTGTCCCTGCGCGGCAGGCGGAATTCGACGCCGCTTTGGCACAGGCGCTGCACTACGCGACGGTGGCTCGGCCTGAGCGTATCAACGTGCTGCCGGGCCGTTTGGCAGCGGATGTTGAGCGACCCGCTGCGCTGGCGTGTCTGGTGGCCAACCTGCGGCGCGCCGCTGATGCCTTCGATGAACTGGGCGTCGGGGTCTGCTGTGAAGCCATCAATCGTTTGGATATGCCGGGCTTTCTGGTCTCCGGGGCAGCCGAACTGGCGGAGTTGGTAACCGAGGTTAACCACCCCAACTGCCATGCCCAGCTTGATCTCTACCATATGGCGCGCATGGGCGAAGCGCTGCCCGAGTCTATTGCCAGCCTGGCAGGCCGGATTGGTCATGTGCAGTTTGCCGATGCACCGGGTCGCGGCGCGCCGGGTTCCGGCGGAATGGACTACGCATCTGCGTTGGCAGCGTTGCAGCAGACGGGCTATCAGGGCTGGTTGGCTGCCGAATACCGGCCGGCAGGGCAGACCAGTGATGACCTGCAGTGGTTGGCGCAGTGGCGGCGCGTAGGTTGGATTTAG
- a CDS encoding PhnE/PtxC family ABC transporter permease produces the protein MIRQAHRWHPRDPAALPRALITLLLIALLWPGLQLTEFRPQILFNSQSLDTMGRFLAGFWPPEREPDFLRLLAKATLETLAMATAGMTLAMLLAIPAALLATRALSISQLLNGRAGLAGRLLRYPVRLLLMVLRSIPEIVWALLFVRAVGLGPTAGVLAIAITYSGMLGKVYAEILESVDPAPARALLLGGSSRLAAFFYGLLPNAAQELTSYTLYRWECAVRASVVMGFVGAGGLGQMIDLSIRMFAGGEVVSILITFLLLVLLADQISLLLRRRLA, from the coding sequence ATGATCCGTCAGGCCCATCGCTGGCACCCCCGCGACCCAGCCGCCCTGCCCAGAGCGCTGATCACCCTGCTGCTGATTGCGCTGTTATGGCCCGGCCTGCAACTGACCGAGTTCCGGCCGCAAATACTGTTCAACAGCCAGAGCCTGGACACCATGGGGCGCTTTCTCGCAGGTTTCTGGCCACCAGAGCGCGAGCCTGACTTTCTGCGCCTGTTGGCCAAGGCCACGCTGGAGACCCTGGCCATGGCCACCGCCGGTATGACCCTGGCAATGCTGCTGGCGATACCGGCGGCGCTGCTGGCGACCCGGGCGCTGTCTATTTCACAGCTGCTGAACGGTCGTGCCGGACTGGCCGGTCGGCTGCTGCGCTACCCCGTGCGCCTGTTGCTGATGGTACTGCGCAGCATCCCGGAGATTGTCTGGGCACTGCTGTTCGTGCGCGCTGTGGGCCTGGGGCCAACCGCCGGAGTACTGGCCATCGCCATCACCTACAGCGGCATGCTGGGCAAGGTCTACGCGGAAATTCTGGAATCGGTCGACCCGGCACCAGCGCGTGCCCTGCTGCTCGGCGGCAGCTCACGTCTGGCAGCGTTCTTTTATGGGCTATTGCCCAATGCCGCCCAGGAGCTGACGTCCTATACCCTGTACCGCTGGGAGTGTGCCGTACGGGCCTCGGTGGTCATGGGCTTTGTCGGCGCAGGCGGCCTGGGGCAGATGATCGACCTGTCGATCCGCATGTTTGCCGGCGGCGAGGTGGTGAGTATCCTGATTACCTTCTTGCTGCTTGTGCTGCTGGCAGATCAGATAAGCCTGCTGCTGCGTCGGAGGCTGGCATGA